The following coding sequences lie in one Silvanigrella aquatica genomic window:
- a CDS encoding calcium-binding protein produces the protein MKKTIKLISIFTISAIAFQTGCSKNIKNNSASSNDNNYLSTKSSLTYDSNVAMSSSEIRNVEKEYGKLQNLFINYDDIVSRHDKAKYLEETYKEYDVKIQRIKKNNENISNQEENDESENKNVPKETWRLSATFYPEGTKVFDTLEQLNSALQSKIYNHLKSNFTKITEIEKSYHVKIKHILNDHKYKFELTADWLDSILKFNDIASLEKTLLNAYHLKQMDKITTLFHIIRGKDPKTATKLSPLKAGNAFILDGFDDLATALESSQLSKQLVYLIQGTLFYPAFIFFVGSGVEGATEQHQELKVELKNLLLESYEQELEIKETIKSIIDENQKIPDDLIKLSIDNSNFKINVMKKIAKLINSSEANVLSETAQFMRDQQSKLKYQGDNLTISLNNVPEKIKIALVNLSKNNTIDSFNVNDNKSLDLLMQLKRFKETQENSLKSYYESHLPGSLTESGLISMYRGMLAFESRALLKLLESFSSRNAAINLGKFEFASFLETLGNGLLAAGQMHMVLGGLVNVAYDIKEMHSIQDWIQLVNNSPVFDENKNAKPEMVETKKILNNFYKRLQVLTGFKTVGTISLTAGQLAMLVGGPYGISNVPLTLSGAGATIFGVAFGQAFDKIIENKYEFEDPEEGSEEHKIISGEYDLDNPDENKTNPLERIVYRISLLNDLSQKRAAVRVWHKLYTKLERHPKMDIEDLIQKTRKGFLTGAAYHVFYLKALDSIFPKDNPVLRKINHNFLIEAKQYLLDNKNLKNKNSNILFHRYMIQHLSYVKSAVDKKITAPLAMPEIDTVSDLSQLTPSDLAREIKYIFDYTDILGVSEQLEQKIVSRIVKGDGSLLDKGILEKAHDYIQVEKIGSVDIASKESIFSGIKSIAKIYRNYYLPDFLRPAETKINKFVATGMTNEKIIFFFDREKFLDDLKNFNKLSEDKKLAFGDILKTIFYSPIDETPMKAKFGSDLRTPLKKIFDGIFGQISRQETLRPVLHTIPQQLELYDYTEKLFHIEKPSSNRKQTISTITNRVVNGINSVNVGMNILYTPARIQSIARMSGEGDHLRASRDSIEMIFDHGDLIVDVIRGPQLLQSHAKLYRNLAGAQVALNLATAGFSIWQAVDDLAEASKATGKRKQDLEVSGGIAAASAGVSFATIGFMPMTTMAGPIGAAAGFILMSAQSIYSTVRLHENLTELGVDEKTTATLGAFSLMTFGMQFDHSNVPGVAYATKVRAKENQIKESITEFNKDSQKNNFYFTKVIAPKISYYYPYEIRESTIGHCNIGGCSTSSKGGQLLAEKIHQCQSHNVYPENALNQSFFQGHKQFLTQNSNKLDLKKYKKNEVPTSYLSWGTSHTFYDDTRYCDFNSFKEFAPMQVYHSNDAISSNVKKSHYANLIHVGIDDQYKHGQAISYINGEENFKNFFVINKGQYGYQLKGANYDDYFEVRNLIASANNFPNKISGREGVNTISLQSLELDDNKLDENQNYIFVKQHASQIHKDSKLVENMAYQVAFNALVKEQNIFESKRLPEIEDVTHFIGSPFPDFYIGTARDDFIYGNKGNDKLFGGAGNDVLAGGEGIDELIGGTGADTYIVNKNDFLNSNENYDIINIFEKNSSLEPFYSSDKEDKDLILTDLDHLGVYRENQDLWIVSNSEELLKIRDLNRNDHIKIAKVKNFFGIIKENNHNYPVIASKNGYILNYDPEKIDTNITWISNIMINSGSRVERKDLVDIHQNIQTDYGIRVDNKDNLKHIKNIYGTPNSDIIVGNDEDNIIMSNGGNDYIKTGKGNDIIFASLDLSEQTNILDLDGGEGEDIYKITLSQSNSKNRNPAEIRIKDIKEENNSFVVIDLPDYSDAKGITKVSTSHNGDMQFYDALGNTLFTLEFKDKSIPADLKIITPKAVKHLKGEVIFQLLSEKNKNKGSILNIDELISGIKLI, from the coding sequence ATGAAAAAAACAATTAAACTTATTTCAATATTCACCATTTCTGCAATTGCATTTCAAACGGGATGCTCCAAAAATATTAAGAATAATTCTGCAAGTTCAAATGATAACAATTATTTGTCAACAAAATCTTCGCTCACATATGATTCAAATGTGGCCATGTCATCTTCTGAGATAAGGAATGTTGAAAAGGAATATGGAAAGTTACAAAATTTATTTATAAATTATGATGATATAGTCTCTCGTCATGATAAAGCTAAGTATTTAGAAGAGACTTATAAAGAGTATGACGTAAAAATTCAGCGAATTAAAAAAAATAATGAGAATATATCTAATCAAGAAGAAAATGATGAAAGCGAGAACAAAAATGTACCAAAAGAAACATGGCGCCTTTCAGCAACTTTTTATCCAGAGGGTACAAAAGTATTTGATACATTGGAACAACTTAATTCTGCTTTGCAATCAAAAATATATAATCATTTAAAGTCTAATTTTACAAAAATTACAGAAATTGAAAAAAGTTATCATGTTAAAATTAAGCATATATTAAACGATCATAAATATAAATTTGAACTCACTGCCGACTGGCTTGATTCTATTCTAAAATTTAATGATATAGCTTCATTAGAAAAGACATTATTAAATGCTTATCATTTAAAACAAATGGATAAAATAACAACTCTTTTTCATATTATTCGAGGTAAAGATCCTAAGACAGCGACTAAACTTTCCCCTCTTAAGGCAGGAAATGCTTTTATATTGGATGGTTTTGACGATCTTGCAACGGCATTAGAGAGTTCGCAACTCTCCAAGCAACTTGTGTATTTAATTCAAGGAACACTATTTTACCCTGCTTTTATCTTTTTTGTGGGAAGTGGGGTCGAAGGAGCTACGGAGCAGCATCAAGAGCTTAAAGTAGAATTAAAAAATCTGCTCTTAGAAAGTTATGAGCAAGAACTAGAAATTAAAGAAACAATTAAAAGTATTATTGATGAAAATCAAAAAATTCCCGATGATTTGATAAAATTAAGTATTGATAATTCTAATTTCAAGATAAATGTAATGAAGAAAATAGCAAAGCTCATAAATTCTTCAGAGGCAAATGTTCTTTCAGAGACGGCACAATTTATGAGAGATCAGCAAAGCAAATTAAAATATCAGGGGGATAATTTAACTATATCATTAAATAATGTTCCTGAAAAAATAAAAATAGCACTTGTTAATTTATCTAAAAATAACACAATTGATTCTTTTAATGTAAACGATAATAAATCATTAGATTTATTAATGCAATTAAAGAGATTTAAAGAAACGCAAGAAAATTCATTAAAGTCATATTATGAATCACACTTACCAGGTTCCTTAACGGAAAGTGGATTAATTTCTATGTACCGAGGGATGCTCGCTTTTGAAAGTAGAGCTTTGTTAAAATTATTAGAATCGTTTTCTTCAAGAAACGCAGCTATAAATTTGGGAAAATTTGAGTTTGCATCTTTTCTTGAAACTTTAGGTAATGGATTATTAGCTGCGGGACAAATGCATATGGTCTTGGGCGGATTGGTAAATGTGGCCTATGATATTAAAGAAATGCACTCCATTCAAGATTGGATCCAACTTGTCAATAACAGTCCTGTATTTGATGAGAATAAAAATGCAAAACCGGAAATGGTAGAAACTAAGAAAATATTAAATAATTTTTATAAACGTTTACAGGTTTTAACCGGATTTAAAACAGTAGGTACAATTTCCTTGACTGCGGGGCAATTAGCCATGCTTGTAGGAGGACCTTACGGTATATCCAATGTGCCACTTACTCTGAGCGGTGCAGGAGCCACTATTTTTGGCGTGGCTTTTGGACAGGCATTTGATAAAATCATTGAAAATAAATATGAATTTGAGGATCCTGAAGAAGGCTCTGAAGAACATAAAATCATTTCAGGAGAATATGATTTAGATAATCCCGATGAAAATAAAACCAATCCTCTGGAGCGAATTGTTTATCGCATCTCATTATTAAATGATTTGTCGCAAAAAAGAGCTGCTGTGCGTGTGTGGCATAAACTTTATACTAAATTAGAACGACATCCAAAAATGGATATTGAAGATTTAATTCAAAAAACAAGAAAGGGGTTTTTAACCGGGGCTGCTTATCATGTATTTTATTTAAAGGCATTAGACTCTATATTTCCAAAGGATAATCCTGTTTTAAGAAAAATAAATCATAATTTTTTAATTGAAGCGAAACAATATTTACTCGATAATAAAAATCTGAAAAATAAGAATTCTAATATATTATTTCATCGTTATATGATCCAGCATTTAAGTTATGTGAAAAGTGCTGTCGATAAAAAAATAACGGCTCCACTAGCTATGCCTGAAATTGATACTGTCAGTGATCTGTCACAGTTAACTCCATCCGATCTCGCTCGTGAAATTAAATATATTTTTGATTATACAGATATATTAGGTGTCAGCGAACAACTTGAGCAAAAAATTGTATCGAGAATTGTGAAGGGTGATGGTTCTTTATTAGACAAAGGAATTTTAGAAAAAGCTCATGATTATATCCAAGTTGAGAAAATTGGTTCCGTTGATATTGCCTCAAAAGAAAGTATTTTTTCTGGAATTAAATCAATTGCTAAAATATATCGCAATTATTATTTGCCCGATTTTTTAAGACCTGCCGAAACAAAAATAAATAAATTTGTAGCAACAGGAATGACCAATGAAAAAATTATTTTCTTTTTTGATAGGGAAAAGTTTTTAGATGATTTAAAGAATTTTAATAAGCTTTCTGAGGATAAAAAACTGGCATTTGGTGATATTTTAAAAACAATTTTTTATTCTCCTATCGATGAAACACCTATGAAAGCGAAATTTGGAAGCGATCTCCGCACTCCCCTTAAAAAAATATTTGACGGAATTTTTGGGCAAATTTCGAGACAAGAAACACTACGCCCCGTTCTACATACCATTCCACAGCAGCTTGAATTATACGATTATACTGAAAAATTATTTCATATTGAAAAACCGTCTTCGAATCGAAAGCAAACAATTTCAACCATTACAAATCGCGTTGTCAATGGCATAAATAGCGTCAATGTGGGAATGAATATTCTTTACACACCTGCACGTATTCAAAGCATTGCACGAATGTCGGGTGAAGGAGATCATCTTCGTGCTTCACGTGATAGTATAGAAATGATCTTTGACCATGGTGATTTAATTGTAGATGTCATTCGTGGGCCTCAACTTTTACAATCTCATGCCAAATTATATCGGAATCTTGCAGGAGCACAGGTTGCTCTTAATCTGGCAACAGCAGGATTTAGTATTTGGCAGGCGGTCGATGACTTAGCAGAAGCTTCGAAGGCAACGGGCAAAAGAAAGCAAGATTTAGAAGTTTCAGGCGGCATTGCTGCAGCATCTGCGGGTGTTTCCTTCGCTACCATTGGATTTATGCCGATGACGACCATGGCGGGTCCTATTGGGGCAGCAGCAGGATTTATATTAATGTCGGCACAAAGCATTTATTCAACAGTAAGGTTACATGAAAATTTAACAGAATTGGGTGTGGATGAAAAAACAACAGCCACTTTAGGCGCTTTTAGTCTTATGACTTTTGGCATGCAGTTCGATCATAGTAATGTTCCTGGAGTTGCTTATGCTACAAAGGTAAGGGCAAAGGAAAATCAAATAAAAGAAAGTATAACTGAATTTAATAAAGATTCACAAAAAAATAATTTTTATTTTACAAAAGTTATTGCTCCTAAAATAAGTTATTACTATCCCTATGAAATTCGAGAATCTACAATTGGTCATTGTAATATCGGAGGCTGTAGCACTTCATCGAAAGGTGGGCAATTGCTAGCTGAAAAAATTCATCAATGTCAAAGTCATAATGTATATCCCGAAAATGCATTAAATCAGTCTTTTTTTCAAGGACATAAGCAATTTTTAACTCAAAACTCAAATAAATTGGATTTAAAAAAATATAAAAAAAATGAAGTTCCAACAAGTTATTTATCTTGGGGTACTTCCCATACATTTTATGACGATACGCGTTATTGTGATTTTAATTCCTTTAAGGAATTTGCACCAATGCAGGTTTATCATTCAAATGATGCAATCTCATCAAATGTAAAAAAATCTCATTATGCTAATTTAATTCATGTTGGAATTGACGATCAATACAAACATGGTCAAGCTATTTCTTATATAAATGGCGAAGAAAATTTTAAGAACTTTTTTGTTATTAATAAAGGGCAATATGGATATCAATTGAAAGGTGCTAATTATGATGATTATTTTGAAGTAAGAAATTTAATAGCATCAGCAAATAATTTTCCAAATAAAATTTCTGGAAGAGAAGGTGTTAATACCATTTCATTGCAATCTTTAGAATTAGACGACAATAAATTGGATGAAAATCAAAATTATATTTTTGTAAAACAGCATGCTTCGCAAATTCATAAAGATAGCAAATTAGTTGAAAATATGGCTTATCAAGTTGCATTTAATGCTTTAGTCAAAGAGCAAAATATTTTTGAAAGTAAAAGACTTCCTGAAATTGAAGATGTGACTCATTTTATTGGTTCTCCATTTCCTGATTTTTACATAGGAACGGCTCGTGATGATTTTATTTATGGTAACAAAGGTAACGATAAGTTATTTGGTGGTGCTGGGAATGATGTATTAGCTGGGGGTGAAGGCATAGATGAACTCATTGGTGGAACAGGTGCAGATACTTATATTGTAAATAAAAATGATTTTCTAAATTCAAATGAGAATTATGATATTATTAATATTTTTGAGAAAAATAGTTCTCTGGAGCCCTTTTATAGTTCAGATAAAGAAGATAAAGATCTTATTTTAACTGATTTAGATCACCTTGGAGTTTATCGAGAAAATCAAGATCTTTGGATAGTCTCTAATTCTGAAGAACTTTTAAAAATTAGAGATTTAAATCGAAATGACCATATTAAAATTGCTAAAGTAAAAAACTTTTTTGGAATTATTAAAGAAAATAATCATAATTATCCTGTTATAGCTTCGAAAAATGGTTATATATTAAATTATGACCCTGAAAAAATAGATACAAATATAACTTGGATTTCTAATATTATGATAAATTCTGGAAGTCGTGTTGAAAGAAAAGATTTAGTTGATATTCATCAAAATATACAAACTGATTATGGCATACGAGTCGATAATAAAGATAATTTAAAACATATAAAAAATATTTATGGAACACCAAATTCAGATATAATAGTTGGAAATGATGAAGATAATATAATTATGAGCAATGGTGGCAATGATTATATAAAAACAGGAAAGGGCAATGATATTATTTTTGCTTCATTAGATTTATCCGAACAAACAAATATTTTAGACTTGGATGGTGGAGAAGGCGAAGACATATATAAAATAACTCTTTCTCAATCAAATTCTAAAAATAGAAATCCTGCTGAAATTCGTATTAAAGATATAAAAGAAGAAAATAATTCCTTCGTTGTTATTGATTTGCCAGACTATAGTGATGCAAAAGGAATTACAAAAGTATCGACTTCTCATAACGGTGATATGCAATTTTATGATGCATTGGGGAATACTCTATTTACACTTGAATTTAAGGATAAAAGCATTCCTGCTGATTTAAAAATAATCACACCCAAGGCAGTAAAACATTTAAAAGGTGAAGTTATTTTTCAATTATTAAGCGAAAAAAATAAAAATAAGGGTTCTATACTTAATATTGATGAGTTGATTTCAGGTATAAAACTTATTTAA
- the rpmF gene encoding 50S ribosomal protein L32 → MPTPKMKVSRSRRNMRRAHDALTALNLSKCSNCASPRLPHSVCESCGFYKGRFIAKNILRNDLLAVLR, encoded by the coding sequence ATGCCAACTCCAAAGATGAAAGTTTCGCGTTCACGCCGTAATATGCGCCGTGCCCATGATGCGCTTACCGCTTTAAACCTTTCCAAGTGCTCAAATTGCGCTTCCCCAAGACTCCCACACTCTGTGTGCGAATCATGCGGATTCTACAAAGGCCGCTTTATAGCTAAAAATATTTTAAGAAACGACCTTTTAGCAGTTCTTCGCTAA
- a CDS encoding serine/threonine-protein kinase — MDNERLIAQISQREDASVDKVASRKIKSSPMIARMQRADELRKKTVKIEGLNKSRFFKLKIQENFDRIQNTLQFEYGENMEIFFKNNDFEILSRWVEGVTLFDANKKETPQKITDVNRLKNRLRMWVRIFENLSFYHSKGIIHGNLKPQNILIRDRATIDIKQTYESEFFERKEEVPHIVLLDGGYFHLIPHNHIDENNEEKISLSKKIIEKNFWIAPEARGFIEGNFKEESDIFSLAAIMAWDLGMIKLEGQSVLNSLWQLFILPEPNSLILGGEWVKWTNRHPLFESIKRVRTILTRSLHPIPEKRSSKAREIAFEFMMISNKLSESPENQNISSLFSNFQPEFKDKHFTNILNKSFDIPEVLCDYIFDKSKIENNRLWIDALTNSANKHQLMRSLNLGISSINKFSFYHIVKFSSIKVPFSTLNSMCESLLNHTIFLNPIFLQEIKSFFYNLGNQIETLFYVLPSLKKYSEDKEIQKKKFQNTLIQIRHEWINSNIEKIFEIILSSSKISFIIIDDINRCDHSSLPIILNIIKKHSSSIKWIIGTRSEEEIENEESKKLMHLLKHQDIVFTNLREDKTRFQWVTKLNNLESQQARFLSTWAMVDLQINTDIIELLSSKVPAIQEIFSEKYHEGKENIINLNEEAEDLIKFDDTPIQENAPISEEDEDEDKKKKDPLHMAYEALNVAIKIGLVSENRDILTGHLICYYWENQFIWLSLSLLLNKETKAKIYYILSGYMCNSIGEKNTLSEIIHISEYLSRSNLKQCAYSAYTALIIATEELCDNTSAEFIISKLQMLSENIEKECQEEAPLLVPKIREHIADLSLSLGKIEQAEKYYQAVNWNTQDLKRKAILSMKSFFPSQIRKREKRTAEFIKLTELGMQSGILSKVNYESKISYKNEIENEIYKIQKKLAEQDSFSSEEESKNTQLLLKNIINIENNNTDKSDRTQFFPKMKPVRGSVISRFLRTCIGWIDNNILFPHILNVLRFTIENNDGESTIHLLFSLLLCGERNISHKDRALILETILDLSGRVSSDLSIFEAYLLKAWNALFYDGNFVECKKNIDKINSSVSGDLPTSIKQCAKKIQMFVEFENLSFDAVKNHSSHIQKYLKRMSDYKLTNWSIGYAIFSLQPIQAHLKKTVGDELFIGNILDEKTDQILLYTHFLFEKGHAHAASIISQEAKDNEIRQWFADPSSHIEYVPEKFSQKILEYESLRNSIFGSPQKTGNTKFVASIKTFAKVLSKKKHDALKYWGEDKAIVYNIRIDKASTQDSEKLHTLAQNAVRAGFHWTAYRLAHKARADLDIIINEIRDIESSFKITNPKEAAKMLTTHQVESIPQSTLSERVARNYENVDFNPEQGIAINYVLEFLHNFQNNIQNSEISDEERIILSMMIKKSVPRESDIVESTLAGALRAFSKRLTLKMNSSKNEPPQQAETNKVDEENKAQSDQTELKRTG, encoded by the coding sequence ATGGATAATGAAAGACTCATAGCTCAAATTTCACAAAGAGAAGATGCGTCTGTCGATAAGGTTGCGAGCCGTAAAATCAAAAGCAGCCCTATGATAGCTCGTATGCAACGAGCTGATGAACTTCGGAAAAAAACAGTAAAAATAGAGGGACTAAATAAGTCAAGATTTTTTAAACTCAAAATCCAAGAAAATTTTGATCGTATTCAAAATACACTTCAATTTGAATACGGTGAAAATATGGAAATATTTTTTAAAAATAACGATTTTGAAATACTTTCTCGTTGGGTTGAAGGTGTTACATTATTTGATGCCAATAAAAAAGAAACCCCACAAAAAATCACAGATGTAAATAGATTAAAAAATAGACTTAGAATGTGGGTACGTATTTTTGAAAACCTCTCTTTTTATCATTCAAAAGGGATTATCCATGGGAATTTAAAACCGCAAAATATCCTCATTCGCGACAGAGCAACAATTGATATTAAGCAAACCTATGAATCTGAATTTTTTGAACGTAAAGAAGAAGTCCCACATATTGTTTTGCTTGATGGTGGTTATTTTCATCTTATTCCTCACAATCATATTGATGAAAATAATGAAGAAAAAATATCTTTATCAAAAAAAATAATTGAAAAGAATTTTTGGATTGCCCCTGAAGCACGCGGATTTATTGAAGGTAATTTTAAAGAAGAATCTGATATTTTTAGCCTTGCTGCTATAATGGCTTGGGATCTTGGAATGATCAAATTAGAGGGACAGAGTGTTCTAAATTCACTTTGGCAGCTCTTTATTTTACCCGAACCAAATTCACTTATTTTAGGAGGAGAATGGGTTAAATGGACAAATCGTCATCCTTTATTTGAATCTATAAAAAGAGTTCGCACAATATTAACGAGATCTTTGCATCCCATTCCTGAAAAAAGATCCTCAAAAGCACGTGAAATTGCATTTGAATTTATGATGATTTCAAATAAACTTTCGGAATCCCCAGAGAATCAAAATATAAGTTCCCTATTCAGTAATTTTCAACCTGAATTTAAAGACAAACATTTCACAAATATTTTGAATAAATCATTCGATATTCCTGAAGTTTTATGTGATTATATTTTTGATAAAAGCAAAATAGAAAACAATCGCCTATGGATCGATGCTTTAACTAATTCCGCGAATAAACATCAACTCATGCGTAGTTTAAATTTAGGAATTAGTTCCATTAACAAATTCTCCTTCTATCATATTGTTAAATTTAGTTCCATCAAAGTCCCCTTTTCAACATTAAACAGCATGTGTGAAAGTCTATTAAATCATACTATCTTTTTAAATCCTATATTTTTACAAGAAATAAAATCATTTTTTTACAATCTTGGCAATCAAATTGAAACACTATTTTATGTTTTACCATCACTAAAAAAATATAGTGAAGATAAAGAAATTCAAAAGAAAAAATTTCAAAATACCTTAATTCAAATTAGACATGAATGGATAAATAGTAATATTGAGAAAATATTTGAAATTATATTATCCTCTTCGAAAATTTCATTTATTATTATTGATGATATTAACCGTTGTGATCATTCATCACTTCCCATCATTTTAAATATTATAAAAAAACATTCTAGCTCTATAAAATGGATTATTGGAACACGATCTGAAGAAGAAATTGAAAATGAAGAATCAAAAAAACTAATGCACCTGTTAAAACATCAAGATATCGTATTTACAAATTTAAGAGAAGATAAAACTCGCTTTCAATGGGTCACAAAATTAAATAATCTCGAAAGTCAGCAAGCAAGATTTCTCTCTACATGGGCCATGGTCGATTTACAAATAAATACAGATATTATTGAGCTATTAAGTAGTAAAGTACCTGCCATTCAAGAAATTTTTTCAGAAAAGTATCATGAAGGTAAAGAAAATATTATAAATTTGAATGAGGAAGCAGAAGATCTAATTAAATTTGATGATACTCCCATTCAAGAAAATGCGCCCATTTCTGAAGAAGACGAAGATGAAGATAAAAAGAAAAAAGATCCTCTACATATGGCTTATGAGGCATTAAATGTTGCCATTAAAATAGGACTTGTTTCAGAAAACAGAGACATATTAACTGGTCATTTAATATGCTACTACTGGGAAAACCAATTTATTTGGCTCAGTCTTTCATTGCTTTTAAATAAAGAAACAAAAGCAAAAATTTATTATATTCTATCTGGTTATATGTGTAATAGCATAGGAGAAAAAAATACTTTGAGCGAAATTATTCATATATCGGAATATTTATCTCGTTCAAATTTAAAACAATGCGCTTATAGTGCGTACACAGCACTTATTATTGCAACTGAAGAACTGTGTGATAATACATCTGCGGAATTTATCATTTCAAAACTTCAAATGCTAAGTGAAAATATTGAAAAAGAATGTCAAGAAGAAGCTCCTCTGCTTGTCCCTAAAATTAGAGAACATATTGCTGATTTATCTTTATCTCTTGGAAAAATTGAGCAAGCTGAAAAATATTATCAGGCTGTTAATTGGAATACACAAGATTTGAAAAGAAAAGCTATTTTATCGATGAAAAGTTTCTTCCCTTCGCAAATTCGCAAAAGAGAAAAAAGAACCGCCGAATTTATCAAATTAACAGAATTAGGAATGCAATCTGGAATATTATCTAAAGTAAATTATGAATCAAAAATTTCATATAAAAATGAAATTGAAAATGAAATTTACAAAATACAAAAAAAACTTGCAGAACAAGATTCTTTTAGCAGTGAGGAAGAATCTAAAAATACTCAATTGCTTTTAAAAAATATCATTAACATAGAAAATAATAATACAGATAAAAGTGATAGAACTCAATTTTTTCCTAAAATGAAACCCGTAAGAGGCAGTGTTATTTCAAGATTTCTCCGAACATGCATAGGATGGATTGACAATAATATTTTATTCCCTCACATTTTAAATGTGCTTCGCTTTACAATTGAAAATAACGATGGTGAAAGTACTATTCATCTTTTATTTTCTCTTCTTCTTTGTGGAGAAAGAAATATTTCCCATAAAGATAGAGCTCTTATCTTAGAAACTATTTTAGACTTATCAGGAAGAGTTTCAAGTGATTTAAGTATATTTGAAGCCTATCTATTAAAAGCATGGAATGCTTTATTCTACGATGGAAATTTTGTAGAATGTAAAAAGAATATTGATAAAATTAATTCCTCTGTATCAGGTGATTTGCCTACAAGCATAAAACAGTGTGCTAAAAAAATTCAAATGTTTGTTGAGTTTGAAAATTTATCCTTTGATGCAGTTAAAAATCACTCGTCCCACATTCAAAAATATTTAAAACGGATGTCAGACTATAAATTAACAAATTGGAGCATTGGTTATGCTATCTTTTCCCTACAACCCATTCAAGCACATCTGAAAAAGACAGTGGGGGATGAGCTTTTTATAGGCAACATTCTTGATGAAAAGACAGATCAAATTTTACTCTACACTCATTTTCTCTTCGAAAAAGGACATGCCCATGCGGCCTCCATCATCTCTCAAGAAGCAAAAGACAATGAAATTAGACAATGGTTTGCCGATCCCTCTTCTCATATCGAATACGTACCAGAAAAGTTTTCTCAAAAAATATTAGAGTATGAATCCTTAAGAAACAGTATTTTTGGCTCACCCCAAAAAACAGGAAATACAAAATTTGTCGCTTCTATTAAAACCTTTGCCAAAGTCCTTTCAAAAAAGAAGCACGACGCATTAAAATATTGGGGCGAAGACAAAGCAATTGTCTATAATATCCGCATTGATAAGGCGAGCACCCAGGACTCTGAAAAGCTACATACACTTGCACAAAATGCTGTAAGAGCTGGCTTTCATTGGACTGCTTACCGTCTTGCCCATAAAGCAAGAGCCGATTTAGATATTATTATCAATGAAATTAGAGATATAGAGAGTTCTTTTAAAATTACAAATCCCAAAGAAGCAGCCAAAATGCTTACAACGCACCAGGTGGAAAGTATTCCCCAAAGCACGTTATCTGAACGGGTTGCGAGAAATTATGAAAATGTCGATTTTAACCCAGAACAAGGCATAGCCATTAACTATGTACTTGAATTTCTTCATAATTTTCAGAATAATATCCAAAATTCTGAAATATCAGATGAAGAACGTATTATTTTATCTATGATGATTAAAAAATCTGTCCCTAGGGAAAGCGATATTGTTGAATCAACCCTCGCTGGAGCTCTTAGAGCATTCTCTAAGAGGCTAACATTAAAGATGAATTCATCAAAAAACGAACCCCCTCAGCAAGCTGAAACAAACAAAGTTGATGAAGAAAATAAAGCACAATCTGACCAAACTGAATTAAAGCGCACAGGATAG